Proteins from a genomic interval of Lolium perenne isolate Kyuss_39 chromosome 1, Kyuss_2.0, whole genome shotgun sequence:
- the LOC127317426 gene encoding uncharacterized protein — MSTAQSPAIAVTAAAVEKSKHWAPHGAALTACLVSINLLMILLIFFYFWRFFSGKRGPLAPGGGNDEEASSSTADSSPATSPRGSRRLSDPGQLPVSVYDSSSDDPAGGKAECAVCIVEFRDGDLARLLPRCGHRFHAACVDAWLRLHSTCPLCRADVVPPSPAAAEPKNDDPKDDGGAECPV, encoded by the coding sequence ATGTCAACGGCCCAGAGCCCAGCGATCGCagtgacggcggcggcggtggagaagAGCAAGCACTGGGCTCCGCACGGCGCGGCGCTGACGGCCTGCCTCGTAAGCATCAACCTGCTCATGATCCTCCTCATCTTCTTCTACTTCTGGCGGTTCTTCTCCGGGAAGCGAGGTCCCTTGGCCCCCGGCGGCGGAAACGACGAGgaggcgtcgtcgtcgacggccgaCAGTTCGCCGGCGACCTCCCCGAGAGGGTCCAGGCGCCTGAGCGACCCCGGGCAGCTGCCCGTATCCGTGTACGACtcgagcagcgacgaccccgccgGCGGGAAGGCGGAGTGCGCGGTGTGCATCGTGGAGTTCCGGGACGGCGACCTGGCCCGGCTCCTCCCTCGCTGCGGGCACCGGTTCCACGCGGCGTGCGTCGACGCGTGGCTGCGGCTCCATTCCACGTGTCCGCTCTGCCGCGCCGACGTCGTCCCCccgtcgcccgccgccgccgagccCAAGAACGACGACCCCAAGGACGACGGCGGCGCAGAGTGCCCTGTGTGA